A part of Desulfomicrobium apsheronum genomic DNA contains:
- a CDS encoding (2Fe-2S)-binding protein: MSELVCYCFGYTSDDIEQDVIQKGKSTIFERIMNEKKAGGCQCAEKNPKGR; the protein is encoded by the coding sequence ATGTCAGAACTCGTATGCTATTGTTTTGGCTATACATCCGACGATATTGAGCAGGATGTTATTCAAAAAGGAAAATCTACAATTTTTGAACGTATCATGAACGAAAAAAAGGCTGGTGGGTGCCAGTGTGCTGAAAAGAATCCGAAAGGTCGCTGA
- the mazG gene encoding nucleoside triphosphate pyrophosphohydrolase: protein MEKNNFERIIEVIDTLTGPDGCPWDKEQTPQSMCDYLVEECFELVEAIRQDDKSEIAEELGDVLFLLLFIGRCHDREIPDFLQTALAGNVAKMIRRHPHVYGEKAADVAEVIKNWEQIKKQEKAEKDKDPGVFASLPASLPPLLRAYRINSKAARTGFTWATDADQEKKLAEEWNELQAALATDDAAAREEEFGDYLFSLVEYGRRRGIKANSALAVANSKFLGRFEAMEKLARERGLELDRLSLEEMDTLWDEIKATRR from the coding sequence GTGGAAAAGAATAATTTCGAACGCATCATTGAAGTCATCGACACCCTGACCGGACCGGACGGCTGCCCCTGGGACAAGGAGCAGACCCCGCAGTCCATGTGCGATTACCTGGTGGAGGAATGTTTCGAGCTGGTGGAGGCCATCCGTCAGGACGACAAGTCCGAGATCGCCGAAGAACTGGGCGACGTGCTTTTCCTGCTGCTCTTCATCGGCCGCTGCCATGACCGCGAGATCCCGGATTTCCTGCAGACCGCGCTGGCCGGCAACGTGGCCAAGATGATCCGCCGCCACCCTCATGTCTACGGCGAAAAAGCAGCCGACGTGGCCGAAGTGATCAAGAACTGGGAACAGATCAAGAAGCAGGAGAAGGCCGAAAAGGACAAGGATCCCGGGGTCTTCGCCTCCCTGCCCGCAAGCCTGCCGCCGCTGCTGCGCGCCTACCGCATCAACTCCAAGGCGGCCCGCACGGGCTTCACCTGGGCCACGGACGCGGATCAGGAGAAAAAACTGGCCGAGGAATGGAACGAATTGCAGGCAGCCCTGGCCACGGACGACGCGGCGGCACGGGAAGAGGAATTCGGGGACTATCTGTTTTCGCTGGTGGAATACGGCAGACGGCGCGGAATCAAGGCCAACTCGGCCCTGGCCGTGGCCAACTCCAAGTTTCTGGGACGCTTCGAGGCCATGGAGAAATTGGCCAGAGAACGCGGCCTGGAACTGGACAGGCTCTCCCTGGAAGAAATGGACACCCTCTGGGACGAAATCAAAGCCACCCGCCGATAA
- a CDS encoding CvpA family protein gives MNTLDIVFCVILGFLGLRGIFRGLVKEIASILGLILGFVLANTYHAQLATMFENFPGGPGMAKLAAYLAIFLGVVAVVFLLASLIRKLLQMIMLGWVDSIGGGALGLFKGALLCSIIVMALTAFLPSKSPMLTESKIMPYVNTFNTMLSNALPKEMRDQFLIRSQELQQEWEKRVVEKLKEMKGTPGGKE, from the coding sequence ATGAACACTCTGGATATCGTCTTCTGCGTAATTCTGGGATTTTTGGGCCTGCGCGGCATTTTTCGCGGACTCGTCAAGGAGATCGCCTCCATTCTGGGGCTGATCCTGGGCTTTGTGCTGGCCAACACCTATCACGCGCAGCTCGCGACAATGTTCGAGAACTTCCCGGGCGGCCCCGGCATGGCCAAGCTTGCAGCCTATCTGGCCATTTTTCTGGGTGTCGTGGCCGTGGTTTTCCTGCTCGCCTCGCTGATCAGAAAGCTCCTGCAGATGATCATGCTCGGCTGGGTGGACAGCATCGGCGGCGGAGCGCTCGGCCTCTTCAAGGGCGCGCTTTTGTGCAGCATCATCGTCATGGCCCTGACCGCCTTTCTGCCGTCAAAGTCCCCGATGCTGACCGAGTCGAAGATCATGCCCTACGTCAACACCTTCAACACCATGCTCTCGAACGCCCTGCCCAAGGAAATGCGCGACCAGTTCCTGATCCGTAGCCAGGAGCTGCAGCAGGAGTGGGAAAAGAGGGTCGTGGAAAAACTCAAGGAAATGAAAGGAACCCCTGGTGGAAAAGAATAA
- the cmk gene encoding (d)CMP kinase, whose protein sequence is MITIVTLDGPAGVGKTTIARELADRLGIAYLDTGAMFRSVALFFGDGGWERPVDQLVPELNRLDFDLEGTGKYSELLLNGLPLAPEIRKEEVGLWASHLARIPVVRDFLRRNQQAIGRSTSLVAEGRDMGSVVFPGARHKFFMDASIDVRAKRRHAQLKSMGMDEDLERIRGQIRIRDDQDRNRVVAPLKPALDAVIIDTSALDADRVLEKIVDHIREKGL, encoded by the coding sequence GTGATCACGATCGTCACTCTTGATGGACCGGCCGGGGTAGGCAAGACGACCATCGCCCGCGAGCTGGCGGACCGCCTGGGCATCGCCTACCTTGACACCGGAGCCATGTTTCGCTCCGTGGCTCTTTTTTTCGGGGACGGCGGCTGGGAGCGGCCCGTTGATCAGCTGGTGCCCGAACTCAATCGTCTGGACTTCGACCTGGAGGGGACGGGAAAATATTCCGAGCTGCTCCTGAACGGGCTGCCCCTGGCCCCGGAGATCCGCAAGGAGGAGGTCGGACTGTGGGCCTCGCACCTGGCCCGCATTCCGGTGGTGCGCGATTTTCTGCGCCGCAACCAGCAGGCCATCGGCCGGAGCACCTCGCTTGTGGCCGAGGGCCGGGACATGGGCAGCGTGGTCTTCCCGGGCGCCCGGCACAAGTTTTTCATGGACGCCTCCATCGACGTGCGCGCCAAGCGCCGCCATGCGCAGCTCAAGTCCATGGGCATGGACGAGGACCTGGAGCGCATCCGCGGCCAGATCCGCATTCGCGACGATCAGGACCGCAATCGCGTGGTGGCTCCCCTGAAACCCGCCCTGGATGCGGTGATTATCGATACCAGTGCCTTGGATGCGGACCGGGTGCTGGAGAAGATTGTCGATCACATCCGGGAAAAAGGCCTCTAA
- a CDS encoding TIGR03960 family B12-binding radical SAM protein encodes MKALLPLFSRPSHYLGTEINSVHKDLKTVRAHVALAFPDLYEVAMSYLGQKILYDIVNGTDHFYAERVFAPTEDVAEVLRAHDTPLATLESDTPLRDLDGVLFSITHELCYTNVLYMLDLGGIPLRAAQRGDGHPLVIAGGGCTFNAEPLAAFVDVMVLGDGEEILPEMLGLIARGKDEGWARSELIRRLAEVPGVYVPSFFEDDGNGAMRPVDGEMPRVEKRIVMDMNAVSFPTRQIVPFGKPVHDRYSVEIARGCTRGCRFCQAGMIYRPVREREVDVLGSIIDRGLAETGSEELSFLSLSTGDFSALEALFLSSYSHCRQEQVSISLPSLRVGSVSEDLMRLMGKIRHTGMTLAPEAGTQRLRNVINKGVTEDELLDHTEKAFRLGWQQVKLYFMMGLPTETREDLHGILDLCLKVAASAGKNVRRLQVTAAVSPFVPKPHTPFQWERQISMAEIEERLAYLRNIFRPYKKLKLKWHHSHMTWLEGVFSRGDRHLAPALEVAYAKGALFTSWSDHLRLEPWLEAFAETGIDAESYLRERDPEQPLPWDHLASGVSRKYLLTERRRALEEAATPDCRYEACRSCGVCNLDGRESELTRQAAGHDIVPVINRATRDQEDAGLVDEPPTESPAPAIDLHNKEQRFRLWYSKTGPAMYLSQLELQRIFERAFRRARMPLAFSSGFHPAPLLSFARALPVGVGSVCEWMDFFVREHMVVKDLPALLEAELPQGMRVVKVDELPCQGKAPISNHERFSLGFVSAEDSQRFAARLPAFLEAAEWKVFKRTKKGEPGEVDVRPMVKSITEDEKGFVVDFDWQTLYVSPIFVLQAVDPEFTMLQGRLIKIAQFF; translated from the coding sequence ATGAAGGCTCTGCTCCCCCTCTTTTCCCGCCCCAGTCACTACCTCGGCACCGAGATCAACAGTGTCCACAAGGACCTGAAAACAGTCCGGGCCCACGTGGCCCTGGCCTTTCCGGATCTCTACGAAGTGGCCATGTCCTATCTTGGACAGAAGATCCTGTACGACATCGTCAACGGCACGGACCATTTCTACGCCGAGCGGGTCTTCGCGCCCACCGAAGATGTGGCCGAGGTGCTTCGGGCCCATGACACGCCCCTGGCCACCCTGGAGAGCGACACGCCGCTCAGGGATCTGGACGGCGTGCTTTTCAGCATCACCCATGAGCTGTGCTACACCAACGTGCTCTACATGCTCGACCTGGGGGGGATTCCCCTGCGTGCGGCGCAGCGTGGCGATGGGCATCCGCTGGTCATCGCCGGAGGGGGCTGCACCTTCAACGCCGAGCCGCTGGCCGCTTTTGTCGATGTCATGGTGCTTGGCGACGGGGAGGAGATTCTGCCCGAGATGCTCGGGCTCATCGCGCGCGGCAAGGATGAAGGCTGGGCCCGCAGCGAACTGATCAGGCGTCTGGCCGAGGTGCCCGGCGTGTACGTGCCTTCGTTTTTCGAGGACGACGGCAATGGAGCCATGCGCCCGGTGGACGGCGAGATGCCCCGGGTCGAGAAGCGCATCGTCATGGACATGAACGCGGTCTCCTTCCCGACGCGCCAGATCGTGCCCTTTGGCAAGCCCGTGCATGACCGTTATTCGGTCGAGATCGCGCGCGGCTGCACCCGTGGTTGCCGCTTCTGTCAGGCGGGCATGATCTATCGCCCCGTGCGTGAGCGCGAGGTGGACGTGCTCGGTTCCATCATCGATCGCGGTCTGGCCGAGACGGGTAGCGAGGAGCTGTCCTTCCTGTCGCTCAGCACCGGCGACTTCAGCGCGCTGGAAGCTCTTTTCCTGTCCTCCTACAGTCATTGCAGGCAGGAGCAGGTCTCCATCTCCCTGCCGTCCTTGCGCGTGGGTTCTGTTTCCGAGGATCTCATGCGGCTCATGGGCAAGATCCGGCACACGGGCATGACCCTGGCCCCGGAGGCAGGCACCCAGCGGCTGCGCAACGTCATCAACAAGGGCGTGACCGAGGACGAACTGCTCGATCACACGGAGAAGGCCTTTCGCCTGGGCTGGCAGCAGGTCAAGCTGTATTTCATGATGGGCCTGCCTACCGAGACCCGCGAGGATCTGCACGGCATTCTCGATCTGTGCCTCAAGGTCGCGGCCAGCGCCGGAAAGAACGTCAGGCGCCTGCAGGTCACGGCAGCGGTCTCGCCGTTCGTGCCCAAGCCGCATACCCCGTTCCAGTGGGAGCGGCAGATCTCCATGGCCGAGATCGAGGAACGGCTGGCCTATCTGCGCAACATCTTCCGCCCCTACAAGAAGCTCAAGCTCAAGTGGCATCATTCGCACATGACCTGGCTCGAAGGGGTCTTTTCGCGCGGCGACCGGCACCTGGCTCCCGCCCTGGAGGTCGCCTACGCCAAGGGCGCGCTCTTCACCAGCTGGTCCGATCATCTGCGCCTTGAGCCGTGGCTTGAGGCCTTTGCAGAAACCGGCATCGACGCGGAGTCTTATCTGCGCGAGCGCGATCCAGAGCAGCCGCTGCCCTGGGATCACCTCGCCTCCGGTGTGAGCCGCAAATATCTGCTAACCGAGCGCCGCCGCGCCCTGGAAGAGGCCGCGACTCCCGACTGTCGCTACGAGGCCTGCCGGTCCTGCGGGGTCTGCAACCTGGACGGTCGCGAATCCGAACTGACGCGCCAGGCGGCAGGCCATGACATCGTCCCGGTCATCAACCGCGCCACCCGCGATCAGGAAGACGCCGGGCTGGTGGACGAGCCGCCAACCGAAAGCCCGGCTCCCGCCATCGACCTGCACAACAAGGAACAGCGCTTTCGGCTGTGGTACTCCAAGACCGGCCCGGCCATGTACCTCAGCCAGCTTGAGCTGCAACGGATTTTCGAGCGCGCGTTCCGCCGCGCGCGCATGCCCCTGGCGTTCAGCAGCGGCTTCCACCCCGCGCCGCTCCTGTCCTTTGCCCGGGCATTGCCGGTCGGCGTAGGCAGCGTCTGCGAGTGGATGGATTTCTTCGTGCGCGAACACATGGTAGTCAAGGATCTGCCCGCCCTGCTCGAAGCCGAGCTGCCGCAGGGCATGCGCGTGGTCAAGGTGGACGAGTTGCCGTGTCAGGGCAAGGCGCCCATCTCGAACCATGAGCGTTTTTCCCTCGGGTTCGTGAGCGCGGAAGACAGTCAGCGTTTCGCGGCCAGGCTTCCGGCCTTTCTGGAAGCGGCGGAGTGGAAGGTGTTCAAGCGGACCAAGAAGGGTGAACCCGGAGAAGTGGACGTGCGGCCCATGGTCAAGTCCATCACGGAGGACGAAAAGGGATTTGTCGTCGATTTTGACTGGCAGACCCTCTATGTAAGCCCCATCTTTGTGCTGCAGGCCGTGGATCCGGAATTCACGATGCTGCAGGGACGACTGATCAAGATTGCACAGTTTTTCTGA
- a CDS encoding WD40 repeat domain-containing protein, protein MFKIFIITIYIFIFATQSFSENKEKFLQMEKIPGVISASFSPNGETIALGCEDDTIKVWNVKSGKLLRTLNGHTADVTSVVFSPDGTMLVSGSSDKTVLIWNTNNGEILRTLRGHTADVTSVSFRVDGETLASADSHGRIIVWDVQSGGILLDLIGHQERVNSISFSPDGARLASAGLDGMVIVWDVETGMAVRMLTAHYDSVTSVSFSPDGATLASGSKDRRVIFWHVRSGAMMYTLDVDEKVTSTSFSPDGTMFAAGSMEKATTVWDVSSSEILYSIGGHDDSITSVSFSNDNSVLLSASIDGMINIWDVKSCNSARTIGDDKFFSVSYSFDGMMLSSGSFDGKIRIWDMTSGKVVHTLSGHTGKVTSVSFSPDGTTLASGGKDRKIKIWSLLSGEVVRTLGGHAGEVASVSFSPDGDYLASANEDGLIKIWDVKSGEALRTLGGHAGEVTSVSFSPDGTTLASSGLDGFIRAWNVTSGEAVRTFSGHKGHVYSVSFSPDGAMLASAGSDETIKLWDVESGSALRTFSGHKGRVRSASFSPDGMTMVSGSEDGIVVWDVGSGAIVRTIGGEAKSVYSLSLNPDGMTVAAAGRDNSIKVWDVQSGNAVRILGGHNGHIYSASFNPDGTKLASGSSDSTIKVWDLKSGEVELTFTGHTDVVSSVSFSPDGALLASGSWDGTTKIWSMRSAEVIHNLGGNVGRIFSTSFSPDGAMVASGSDNGIMIWDVKSGEIVRTFGGNAGTVYSLSFSPSGTMIASGSDYGIKFWDVSSGEVIRIFRSQPYYTITSLSFSPDGAMLASSNGDEVIMVWDVRSGDVVSRLADDFDSVTSVAFGPDGETLASGGFGGAKIWDVSGSVVLRTFRGHSWRGVTSFSPDGTKLVSDINVEKGLNIWDINNGGRVLSFWSNPNITSSRKW, encoded by the coding sequence ATGTTTAAAATTTTCATAATTACTATATATATTTTTATATTTGCGACCCAATCATTTTCAGAAAATAAAGAAAAATTTCTTCAAATGGAGAAAATTCCTGGAGTTATTTCTGCATCTTTTTCGCCTAATGGGGAAACAATCGCCTTGGGATGCGAAGATGATACTATAAAAGTATGGAATGTTAAAAGTGGAAAGCTGCTACGCACACTCAATGGACATACTGCTGATGTCACTTCGGTAGTTTTCAGTCCTGATGGGACGATGCTTGTCTCTGGCAGTTCCGACAAAACAGTATTAATATGGAATACAAATAATGGAGAAATATTACGAACACTTAGAGGGCATACCGCTGATGTCACTTCGGTGTCTTTCAGAGTGGACGGAGAGACTTTGGCTTCAGCCGACTCTCACGGAAGGATAATTGTCTGGGATGTGCAGAGCGGGGGAATCTTGCTCGATCTCATCGGCCATCAGGAGAGAGTCAATTCCATTTCTTTCAGTCCGGACGGAGCGAGGCTGGCTTCGGCAGGCTTAGATGGTATGGTAATAGTTTGGGATGTGGAGACCGGCATGGCTGTGCGCATGCTCACCGCTCATTACGACAGCGTCACTTCGGTTTCTTTCAGTCCAGACGGGGCGACTCTTGCTTCGGGTAGCAAGGATAGGAGGGTGATATTTTGGCATGTCCGTAGTGGCGCTATGATGTACACACTCGATGTCGATGAGAAAGTCACTTCGACTTCCTTCAGCCCTGACGGCACAATGTTCGCTGCAGGTAGTATGGAGAAGGCGACAACTGTCTGGGATGTGAGTAGCAGCGAAATACTGTACAGTATCGGCGGCCATGATGATAGTATTACATCTGTTTCGTTTAGCAACGATAACTCTGTCCTGCTTTCTGCAAGTATTGATGGCATGATAAATATTTGGGATGTGAAAAGTTGCAATTCAGCACGTACCATTGGTGATGATAAATTTTTTTCTGTATCTTATAGTTTTGATGGAATGATGCTATCTTCTGGTTCTTTTGATGGAAAAATACGAATTTGGGATATGACAAGCGGCAAGGTTGTGCATACGCTTAGCGGTCATACTGGAAAAGTCACTTCGGTTTCCTTTAGTCCAGATGGGACGACTCTGGCTTCAGGCGGCAAGGATAGAAAGATTAAGATTTGGAGCTTGCTGAGCGGCGAAGTTGTACGCACGCTCGGCGGCCATGCAGGTGAAGTCGCTTCGGTTTCCTTCAGTCCGGACGGGGATTATCTGGCTTCAGCCAATGAGGATGGACTGATAAAAATTTGGGATGTGAAAAGTGGCGAAGCCCTGCGCACGCTCGGCGGCCATGCAGGTGAAGTCACTTCGGTTTCTTTCAGTCCAGACGGAACAACGTTGGCTTCGAGCGGCTTGGATGGTTTTATAAGGGCCTGGAATGTGACGAGTGGCGAGGCCGTACGTACGTTCAGCGGTCATAAAGGTCATGTCTATTCGGTCTCCTTCAGTCCAGATGGAGCGATGTTGGCTTCAGCTGGCTCGGATGAAACGATAAAGCTTTGGGATGTCGAGAGTGGCAGCGCATTGCGCACATTCAGTGGACATAAAGGTCGTGTGCGTTCGGCCTCCTTCAGTCCGGACGGGATGACGATGGTTTCGGGCAGCGAAGATGGAATAGTTGTATGGGATGTCGGGAGTGGCGCGATCGTTCGCACGATCGGCGGTGAAGCAAAAAGTGTATATTCGCTATCCTTAAATCCGGATGGAATGACTGTTGCGGCTGCTGGACGGGATAATTCGATAAAAGTGTGGGATGTGCAAAGCGGCAACGCTGTACGTATACTTGGGGGGCATAACGGTCATATCTATTCAGCCTCATTCAATCCGGATGGAACGAAGTTGGCTTCGGGTAGTTCTGATAGCACAATAAAAGTTTGGGATTTGAAAAGCGGCGAGGTCGAACTTACGTTCACCGGCCATACTGACGTAGTGAGTTCGGTTTCCTTCAGCCCGGACGGCGCGTTGCTGGCTTCGGGCAGCTGGGATGGTACGACAAAGATTTGGAGTATGCGGAGCGCTGAGGTAATACACAACCTTGGGGGCAATGTCGGCAGAATTTTTTCGACCTCCTTCAGTCCAGACGGAGCGATGGTGGCTTCAGGCAGCGACAATGGAATAATGATTTGGGATGTGAAGAGTGGTGAGATCGTGCGTACGTTCGGCGGCAATGCAGGCACTGTGTATTCGCTATCCTTCAGTCCAAGTGGAACGATGATAGCTTCCGGCAGCGACTATGGGATAAAATTTTGGGATGTGAGCAGTGGTGAGGTCATACGTATATTCAGAAGCCAGCCTTATTACACTATCACGTCATTATCCTTCAGTCCGGATGGCGCAATGCTGGCCTCGAGTAACGGAGACGAGGTGATCATGGTTTGGGATGTGAGGAGCGGCGATGTCGTTAGCAGACTCGCCGACGATTTTGATAGCGTGACTTCGGTCGCCTTCGGTCCTGACGGCGAGACGCTGGCTTCGGGAGGCTTTGGTGGGGCAAAAATTTGGGATGTGAGTGGTAGCGTGGTTCTACGTACATTTAGGGGTCATTCTTGGAGGGGGGTAACCTCCTTTAGTCCGGATGGGACGAAGCTAGTTTCGGACATCAACGTAGAAAAGGGCCTTAATATCTGGGATATAAATAACGGTGGGCGCGTGTTATCTTTCTGGAGTAACCCCAATATTACTTCGAGCAGAAAATGGTAA
- the hisC gene encoding histidinol-phosphate transaminase yields MTKVLVRPEMEGFKPYSPGLSIDEIKKRYNLPRVIKMASNENPLGTSPVVQERLKNVSPLAFRYAQAGSPALTEALAAHLGVPASCVVAGNGSDEIIDLLLRVVARPGVDNVVAFNPCFSIYDVQSRLCGVEFRQARLNADFSFPFDTLLSLVDENTALVFVTNPDNPSGHACPASDLVELAARLPERALLVVDEAYVDFAEPLEAFSMLPHLGEIPNLVVLRTFSKMYGLAGLRLGYGVMPEWLADLLLRVKLPFSVNILAEQAGLAAVDDDIFVSQTLLVVSEGRRLLERELSAMGCKVWPSQANFLMFEPPMDARTLFEALLSKGVIIRPLGSYGMPEKLRVSIGNEEENLEFLAKTAEVLRDHDRHS; encoded by the coding sequence ATGACCAAGGTTCTGGTGCGGCCGGAGATGGAGGGCTTCAAGCCCTATTCGCCCGGCCTGTCCATCGATGAGATAAAGAAACGTTACAACCTGCCCCGGGTCATCAAGATGGCCAGCAACGAGAATCCGCTGGGCACCTCCCCCGTGGTTCAGGAGCGGCTCAAAAATGTCAGTCCCCTGGCTTTTCGTTATGCCCAGGCCGGCTCTCCGGCCCTGACCGAGGCCCTGGCCGCGCATCTGGGAGTGCCCGCGTCCTGTGTGGTGGCGGGCAACGGCTCCGACGAGATCATTGATCTTTTGCTTCGCGTTGTGGCCCGGCCCGGCGTGGACAACGTGGTGGCCTTCAACCCGTGCTTCAGCATCTACGACGTGCAGTCCCGACTGTGCGGGGTGGAATTTCGGCAGGCCAGGCTGAACGCCGACTTCTCCTTTCCCTTCGACACGCTCCTGTCCCTGGTCGACGAGAACACCGCCCTGGTCTTCGTGACCAACCCGGACAACCCCTCGGGCCATGCCTGCCCGGCCTCGGATCTGGTCGAGCTTGCGGCCAGGCTGCCGGAGCGCGCGCTCCTGGTGGTGGACGAGGCCTATGTCGATTTCGCCGAGCCGCTGGAAGCATTCAGCATGCTCCCGCACCTGGGCGAGATCCCTAATCTGGTCGTTCTGCGCACTTTTTCCAAGATGTACGGACTGGCGGGCCTGCGCCTTGGCTACGGGGTCATGCCCGAGTGGCTGGCGGATTTGCTGCTGCGGGTCAAGCTGCCCTTCAGCGTGAACATCCTGGCCGAGCAGGCCGGACTGGCCGCCGTGGACGACGACATCTTCGTGTCCCAGACCCTGCTTGTCGTGAGCGAGGGGCGCCGCCTGCTGGAGCGCGAGCTTTCGGCCATGGGCTGCAAGGTCTGGCCGTCGCAGGCGAATTTTCTGATGTTCGAGCCACCCATGGACGCGCGCACCCTTTTTGAGGCATTACTTTCCAAAGGGGTGATCATCCGGCCCCTTGGCAGCTACGGCATGCCCGAGAAGCTGCGTGTCAGCATCGGCAACGAGGAAGAGAATCTGGAATTTCTGGCCAAAACAGCGGAGGTGCTGCGTGATCACGATCGTCACTCTTGA
- a CDS encoding MucR family transcriptional regulator, translating into MEDYVKQALEIVKAQASVRNMNEEELTSMIRSLTEGIKNVAEGNQPEPEATLSLDDAKKAIREKSIICMECSKSFKVLTKRHLATHGLTPEEYREKWGYKKGTSLVAKSLARDRRKKMQDMKLWEKRVKK; encoded by the coding sequence ATGGAAGATTATGTAAAACAAGCGCTCGAAATCGTCAAAGCACAAGCCAGTGTGCGCAACATGAACGAGGAAGAGCTGACGTCCATGATTCGTTCGTTGACCGAAGGAATCAAGAACGTCGCCGAAGGAAACCAGCCCGAACCCGAAGCAACCCTGTCCCTTGATGATGCCAAAAAAGCCATCCGCGAAAAAAGCATCATCTGCATGGAATGCTCGAAGTCGTTCAAGGTGCTGACCAAACGCCACCTGGCCACCCACGGCCTCACTCCCGAGGAATACCGGGAAAAATGGGGCTACAAGAAGGGCACGTCCCTGGTGGCCAAATCCCTGGCTCGTGACCGCCGCAAGAAAATGCAGGACATGAAGCTCTGGGAAAAACGGGTCAAGAAGTAA
- a CDS encoding WD40 repeat domain-containing protein, translating to MLGNRDGTVTVRNTKSGEVMHVLSGHNDRVTSVAFSPDGSTLASGSVDGTIMIWNVKSGDALRTLGGEGAYFTSVSFSPDGSKLAAADWNTIKIWDMQNGHLLGEISGRSNVNSVSFNPDGTTIASSSDDQLIRIWNVQNGELVHTLSSHTDKVTSVSFSPDGTMLASGGLDGVIKIWDVKKCMIERTLSGHAPGNVSVSFSSDGETLASGGFDGTVKIWDVKSGNLKWVIALLHTNEWFAFNPKKSFYLSSLHGDKYAGIRFNNLPEPLYVYNLGTYYKDELKRWSISNVLNESNPIIIRKWIHKAWE from the coding sequence CTGTTAGGTAACCGGGATGGTACGGTCACCGTCAGGAATACAAAGAGCGGCGAAGTCATGCACGTACTCTCCGGCCATAACGATAGAGTCACTTCAGTAGCCTTTAGTCCGGATGGATCAACGCTGGCTTCGGGCAGCGTTGATGGTACGATAATGATTTGGAATGTGAAAAGCGGCGATGCCCTACGAACTCTTGGGGGAGAAGGGGCTTACTTTACTTCGGTGTCCTTTAGCCCTGATGGGTCAAAGTTGGCTGCGGCAGATTGGAATACAATAAAGATATGGGATATGCAAAATGGCCATCTCTTAGGTGAGATAAGTGGTCGCAGCAATGTCAATTCAGTATCTTTCAATCCAGACGGAACGACAATTGCTTCAAGTAGTGACGATCAACTAATAAGAATTTGGAATGTACAGAACGGCGAACTCGTTCATACACTCAGCAGTCATACTGATAAAGTCACATCAGTATCTTTCAGTCCGGATGGGACGATGCTGGCTTCTGGTGGTTTAGACGGAGTGATAAAGATATGGGATGTAAAAAAATGCATGATCGAGCGTACGCTCAGTGGTCACGCTCCTGGAAATGTTTCTGTTTCATTTAGTTCCGATGGAGAAACGCTGGCTTCGGGCGGCTTTGATGGTACGGTAAAGATTTGGGATGTAAAAAGCGGAAATTTGAAATGGGTGATTGCTTTGTTACATACCAATGAATGGTTTGCTTTTAATCCGAAAAAATCGTTTTATCTCTCATCTTTACACGGTGATAAATACGCTGGAATTCGATTCAATAATTTGCCTGAACCGTTATATGTATATAATCTTGGAACATATTATAAGGACGAACTGAAGAGATGGAGCATATCAAATGTATTAAATGAATCAAATCCAATCATTATAAGAAAGTGGATTCATAAAGCATGGGAGTAA